From Coffea arabica cultivar ET-39 chromosome 2e, Coffea Arabica ET-39 HiFi, whole genome shotgun sequence, the proteins below share one genomic window:
- the LOC113732022 gene encoding small ribosomal subunit protein eS7, translated as MYTSMKKIHKDKDVEPTEFEESVAQALFDLENTNQELKSDLKDLYINSAVQIDVSGNRKAVVIHVPYRLRKAFRKIHVRLVRELEKKFSGKDVILIATRRILRPPKKGSAVQRPRSRTLTAVHDAMLEDVVVPAEIVGKRVRYRIDGSKIMKVFLDPKERNNTEYKLETFAAVYRKLSGKDVVFEYPLTEP; from the exons ATGTATACATCaatgaaaaaaattcacaaGGATAAGGATGTTGAACCTACAGAGTTTGAAGAGTCTGTGGCTCAG GCCTTATTTGATCTGGAAAATACTAACCAAGAGCTCAAAAGTGATTTGAAGGATCTGTACATCAATTCTGCTGT TCAAATTGATGTCTCTGGAAACCGGAAGGCTGTTGTTATCCATGTGCCATACAGACTAAGAAAAGCTTTCCGCAAGATTCACGTCAGGCTTGTCAGGGAGTTGGAGAAGAAATTCAGTGGCAAG GATGTGATTCTGATTGCCACCCGAAGGATACTGAGGCCCCCAAAGAAAGGATCCGCTGTTCAACGACCCCGCAGCCGGACTTTAACTGCAGTACATGATGCCATGTTAGAGGATGTTGTTGTCCCTGCTGAGATTGTTGGGAAGCGCGTTAGATATCGCATTGATGGATCCAAGATAATGAAG GTCTTCTTGGACCCCAAGGAAAGAAACAATACTGAATATAAGCTGGAGACTTTTGCTGCAGTTTACAGAAAGCTTTCAGGCAAAGATGTTGTGTTCGAGTACCCATTGACAGAGCCTTAA